From Nitrospira sp., a single genomic window includes:
- a CDS encoding trypsin-like serine protease, producing the protein MATLCSSTHAAEWGKPLGAIYDGLEGKPRPVTPPPTELSADERATITVFERATKSVVFIANTAIQQDIWSLDVMEVPQGSGSGFIWSKQGHIVTNFHVIYGASSIKVRLADRNEYEARLVGADPDHDLAVLQIQVPDGHAEPLAIGSSHDLRVGQKVLAIGNPFGLDHTLTTGVVSALGRTIKSMSNRTIEGVIQTDAAINPGNSGGPLLDGAGRLIGVNTQIVSPSGAYAGIGFAVPVDTVNRIVPELIKHGKLIRPGLGVSLVPDAMAKRWGIKGVIIGKVTRGGAADRAGLKGARETMMGQVQLGDIIVSAAGKPVATIDDLMDVMEAHKVGEQVSVEILRGNRREKVSVVLQPVN; encoded by the coding sequence ATGGCAACGCTGTGCTCGTCGACCCATGCTGCCGAGTGGGGCAAGCCGTTGGGTGCCATCTATGACGGTCTTGAAGGGAAGCCGCGTCCAGTGACGCCCCCACCGACTGAGCTGAGTGCCGATGAGCGGGCGACGATCACGGTGTTTGAACGGGCGACCAAGTCTGTTGTGTTCATTGCCAACACGGCGATACAGCAAGATATCTGGTCTCTGGATGTCATGGAAGTGCCGCAGGGGTCGGGGTCTGGTTTTATATGGAGTAAACAGGGCCATATCGTCACCAATTTTCATGTGATCTATGGGGCTAGCTCGATCAAGGTCAGATTGGCCGATCGGAATGAATACGAGGCGAGATTGGTCGGCGCCGATCCCGATCACGATCTGGCCGTGTTGCAAATTCAGGTGCCTGACGGTCATGCGGAGCCGCTGGCGATTGGTTCCTCGCATGATCTGCGGGTGGGGCAAAAGGTGTTGGCCATCGGGAATCCGTTCGGGCTCGATCATACCTTGACGACGGGAGTCGTGAGTGCGTTGGGACGGACCATCAAATCCATGTCGAATCGGACGATTGAAGGTGTGATCCAGACCGATGCGGCGATCAATCCCGGCAATTCAGGCGGCCCGCTTCTGGATGGAGCTGGTCGATTGATCGGCGTGAATACGCAAATCGTGAGTCCAAGCGGGGCCTACGCCGGGATTGGGTTCGCCGTTCCCGTGGATACGGTGAACCGCATCGTTCCGGAGCTCATCAAGCACGGTAAGCTCATCCGTCCAGGGTTGGGCGTCTCGCTCGTGCCGGACGCGATGGCGAAGCGATGGGGGATTAAGGGGGTCATCATCGGCAAGGTAACGCGCGGCGGTGCCGCCGATCGTGCGGGGCTCAAGGGAGCGCGTGAAACCATGATGGGGCAGGTCCAACTTGGTGACATCATTGTCTCAGCCGCCGGAAAGCCCGTAGCCACCATTGATGACCTGATGGATGTGATGGAAGCGCACAAAGTTGGTGAGCAGGTGAGTGTGGAGATTTTGCGTGGAAATCGGCGTGAGAAGGTTTCGGTGG
- a CDS encoding YjbQ family protein, whose translation MSVHTVSLTIRMEGGTQVHNITKSVADALASSNLTAGIVTVFVKHTTAAVMIIEDEPGIRADTKTFWDRLVPPDPRWQHNTVNPGEDNGHSHLRGQLQGPSITIPFTAGALLLGTWQQIVLVDFDTRARMRELVVQVLGE comes from the coding sequence ATGAGTGTCCACACCGTTTCCCTGACGATCCGTATGGAAGGCGGTACGCAGGTCCACAACATCACGAAATCCGTGGCCGATGCCTTGGCCAGTTCCAACCTCACCGCTGGAATTGTGACGGTATTCGTCAAACATACCACCGCCGCCGTCATGATTATTGAGGATGAACCGGGGATTCGCGCAGACACGAAAACGTTTTGGGATCGTCTCGTTCCTCCTGATCCTCGATGGCAGCACAACACGGTCAATCCTGGTGAAGACAACGGCCACAGCCATCTTCGAGGGCAACTCCAGGGGCCGTCCATCACCATTCCGTTTACCGCCGGTGCGCTTCTGCTCGGCACGTGGCAACAGATCGTGTTGGTGGATTTCGATACTCGTGCCAGAATGCGTGAACTCGTCGTGCAGGTCCTGGGTGAATAG
- a CDS encoding HIT family protein: protein MRDAPCRACQGTWPRQDHFIADLGLSKVYLHDDQFFPGWAVVVFQRHATELFQLAPAERCQLIEEVNRVADISATVHRAKKMNYELLGNQLPHIHWHIIPRLAGDPAPLEPVWRVPHSPLLLTGTALHEAINRLAHPLRLAG from the coding sequence ATGAGGGACGCACCCTGCAGGGCCTGCCAAGGCACCTGGCCGAGACAAGACCATTTCATCGCAGACCTCGGATTGTCGAAGGTCTATCTCCACGATGACCAATTCTTCCCCGGATGGGCCGTCGTCGTGTTTCAACGTCATGCGACTGAGTTATTCCAACTGGCGCCCGCCGAACGTTGTCAGCTGATCGAAGAGGTCAACCGAGTAGCGGATATCTCGGCCACAGTCCACCGAGCGAAGAAGATGAATTACGAACTACTCGGGAACCAACTTCCTCATATCCATTGGCATATCATTCCCCGCCTCGCAGGCGATCCGGCCCCTCTGGAACCAGTATGGCGGGTGCCGCATAGTCCCCTGCTTCTGACTGGAACGGCGCTTCATGAAGCTATCAACCGTCTAGCGCACCCTCTTCGCCTGGCCGGATAA
- a CDS encoding tetratricopeptide repeat protein — MRPRSILLVLTVAATMCSSSLARSHSPSAHNPSESSQASGSISGLGFNEPADAMTEIASLRRTVRLLPNDPDYRLQLAGALLRVGDLDAAVEECRAAITLQPDDGNAHLQLGLMLMAKQEWRAAASALGEAIRLEPDLSHAHYSLGSVQYSLGNVTAAVESYRRTLELRPHFPDAHYRLALLLRVAGRTREAAQHLETAAAGGVPQARLFLGNAYQTGQGVEKNLGLAIFWWMQAADLGQHTASDSLSKVRRQALSSESTKQRRMELQSALQSYRNTLWNDFPDISRPSEPQSLGKVLREQNRAEDAIPILLRECFALSEEAHAELATLYETGWDQYLKPFDKNILTCFQTTSADGFSPAKKILTRIYAKGLGLDADLPKAKALLKGLPKQDTQSLLDELGFH; from the coding sequence ATGCGTCCCAGATCCATACTGTTGGTCCTCACTGTCGCCGCGACTATGTGCTCTTCGTCTCTCGCCCGTTCTCATTCACCGAGTGCACACAATCCCTCCGAATCATCCCAAGCCTCTGGGTCAATTTCCGGACTAGGGTTCAACGAGCCAGCCGATGCGATGACAGAGATTGCTTCATTGCGTCGAACAGTCCGTCTCTTACCGAACGACCCAGACTACCGGCTACAACTCGCCGGAGCCCTTCTTCGTGTCGGCGATCTGGATGCCGCCGTTGAGGAATGTCGAGCGGCTATTACATTACAACCGGATGATGGAAACGCCCATCTCCAACTTGGCCTCATGCTCATGGCGAAACAAGAATGGCGGGCCGCCGCTTCCGCTCTGGGAGAAGCCATTCGACTGGAACCGGACCTATCCCATGCTCACTACAGCCTTGGAAGCGTACAGTACTCACTCGGCAATGTGACGGCCGCGGTTGAGTCCTATCGACGAACGCTTGAGCTGCGCCCTCATTTCCCCGACGCACATTATCGACTCGCGCTGTTGCTGAGAGTTGCGGGACGCACGCGAGAAGCGGCCCAACATCTGGAAACAGCAGCGGCCGGCGGGGTGCCCCAGGCCAGATTATTTCTTGGCAATGCCTACCAAACCGGGCAGGGCGTCGAGAAAAACCTCGGCTTGGCGATTTTTTGGTGGATGCAGGCAGCCGACCTTGGCCAGCACACCGCTTCCGACTCGTTGTCCAAGGTGCGGCGCCAGGCGCTCTCCTCTGAATCGACGAAGCAGCGGCGCATGGAGTTGCAGAGCGCGTTGCAGAGCTACCGCAACACACTTTGGAACGACTTTCCTGATATCAGTCGCCCGAGTGAACCGCAATCGTTGGGAAAGGTCCTTCGCGAACAGAACCGTGCGGAAGATGCGATTCCAATACTTTTGAGAGAGTGTTTCGCGTTGAGCGAAGAGGCCCATGCCGAACTCGCCACACTCTACGAAACCGGATGGGATCAGTATTTGAAACCGTTCGACAAGAACATTCTGACTTGTTTTCAAACGACTTCGGCAGACGGCTTCAGCCCGGCGAAGAAAATCCTAACTCGTATCTATGCCAAGGGGCTCGGTCTCGATGCCGACCTCCCGAAAGCGAAGGCTCTCCTCAAAGGTCTCCCCAAACAAGACACACAATCCTTGCTCGATGAGCTAGGATTCCACTAG